Proteins encoded within one genomic window of Nonomuraea gerenzanensis:
- the def gene encoding peptide deformylase — protein sequence MAIQSIRLFGDPVLRTPAAPVVDFDKELRKLVKDLTDTMMDAPGAGLAAPQIGVGLRVFTYYVDDQLGHLINPDLDLSAELDEEGEEGCLSFPGLSFPTPRAVRAVAKGFNMHGEPVTLEGTDLMARCFQHETDHLDGVLFIDRMDPKQRKLAMKAVREAEWSGLSAPVIKVSPHATGGKAL from the coding sequence TTGGCGATCCAGTCGATCCGGCTGTTCGGAGATCCGGTGCTGCGCACCCCGGCGGCCCCTGTCGTCGACTTCGACAAGGAGCTGCGCAAGCTGGTCAAGGACCTCACCGACACGATGATGGACGCTCCTGGCGCGGGCCTGGCGGCGCCGCAGATCGGCGTCGGGCTGCGGGTGTTCACCTACTACGTGGACGACCAGCTGGGCCACCTGATCAACCCCGACCTCGACCTGTCCGCCGAGCTCGACGAGGAGGGCGAGGAGGGCTGCCTGTCCTTCCCCGGCCTGTCGTTCCCCACGCCGCGCGCCGTCCGCGCCGTCGCCAAGGGCTTCAACATGCACGGCGAGCCGGTCACGCTGGAGGGCACCGACCTGATGGCCCGGTGCTTCCAGCACGAGACCGACCACCTCGACGGCGTCCTGTTCATCGACCGCATGGACCCCAAGCAGCGCAAGCTGGCCATGAAGGCCGTCCGCGAGGCGGAGTGGAGCGGCCTGTCCGCCCCCGTGATCAAGGTCTCGCCGCACGCCACCGGCGGAAAGGCACTCTGA
- the fmt gene encoding methionyl-tRNA formyltransferase: protein MRLVFAGTPETALPSLRTLIDSPRHEVVAVVTRPDAQSGRGRKVHPSPVAELAEEAGIEVLRPQKAGDPAFLDRLRALEPDCCPVVAYGALLPQSALDVPRHGWINLHFSILPAWRGAAPVQHAILHGDEITGASTFQIVKELDAGPVYGVVTEEIRASDTSGALLERLSVSGAGLLAATLDGVEDGTLEARPQPADGVTIAPKIAVGDARVDWAKPAMHVDRLIRACTPNPGAWSEFRGQRVKLGPVRVVAGERLAPGRVVATKASVLVGTASDAVELGEVQPQGKRLMGAVEWARGVRPEGDEVFK from the coding sequence ATGCGTCTGGTCTTCGCGGGCACACCCGAGACGGCACTGCCGTCCCTGCGCACCCTGATCGACTCGCCCCGCCACGAGGTGGTCGCGGTGGTCACCCGCCCCGACGCCCAGTCGGGCCGCGGCCGCAAGGTCCACCCCTCGCCGGTGGCCGAGCTCGCGGAGGAGGCGGGCATCGAGGTGCTGCGCCCGCAGAAGGCCGGCGACCCCGCCTTCCTCGACCGGCTCCGGGCGCTGGAGCCCGACTGCTGCCCCGTGGTCGCCTACGGCGCCCTGCTGCCGCAGTCGGCGCTCGACGTGCCCCGGCACGGCTGGATCAACCTGCACTTCTCGATCCTGCCCGCCTGGCGTGGCGCCGCGCCCGTCCAGCACGCGATCCTGCACGGTGACGAGATCACCGGGGCGAGCACGTTCCAGATCGTCAAGGAGCTCGACGCCGGCCCCGTCTACGGCGTGGTCACCGAGGAGATCCGCGCCTCCGACACCAGCGGGGCGCTGCTGGAGCGGCTGTCGGTCTCCGGCGCAGGGCTGCTCGCCGCCACCCTCGACGGCGTCGAGGACGGCACCCTGGAGGCCCGCCCGCAGCCCGCCGACGGGGTCACGATCGCCCCCAAGATCGCCGTCGGCGACGCGCGGGTCGACTGGGCCAAGCCCGCCATGCACGTCGATCGCCTCATCCGGGCCTGCACGCCCAACCCTGGCGCGTGGAGCGAGTTCCGCGGGCAGCGGGTCAAGCTGGGGCCCGTGCGGGTGGTCGCGGGGGAGCGGCTGGCGCCCGGGCGGGTCGTCGCCACGAAGGCGTCGGTGCTGGTCGGCACGGCCAGTGACGCGGTGGAGCTGGGTGAGGTGCAGCCGCAGGGCAAGCGGCTGATGGGAGCCGTGGAGTGGGCCCGAGGGGTTCGCCCGGAGGGTGATGAGGTCTTCAAGTGA
- a CDS encoding RsmB/NOP family class I SAM-dependent RNA methyltransferase encodes MKARGQQGAGGRGADRGADRGGSRGADRGGDRGGGRGGGGQGGGGDRSGRPRRPSRDPARNAAFDVVRAVDERDAYANLLLPRMLRERGIKGRDAALATELAYGTLRGLGTYDAIIELCSDRAPDPDVRDALRLGAHQLLRMRVPPHAAVGTTVDLVRLRIGPGAAKFVNAVLRKIGSRTLEEWVPIVAPDPADDPVGHLAVAYGHPRWIVSAFRDALGTADEMADLLDADNARPLVTLVSRPGRSSVEELEDAGALPGRYSPYAAYLREGDPGQIEAVAETRAAVQDEASQLVALALTRVPVGGDGDELWLDMCAGPGGKAGLLDAIATHGDLAGLDAEARRGASGDAASAPGAAVDGGVAGDGGPEAFPGGARVLAADVQYHRARLVWETTRKASVVTADGTEPAWRPGVFDRVMLDAPCTGLGALRRRPEARWRRDPAGIAELGKLQRRLLETALDAVRAGGVVAYVTCSPHLAETRVVVADVMARRKDVEQLDARDFLPEVEALGDGPHAQFWPHRHGTDAMFLALLRKTS; translated from the coding sequence ATGAAGGCCAGGGGGCAGCAGGGGGCCGGCGGGAGAGGCGCCGACCGGGGCGCTGACAGAGGCGGTAGCCGGGGCGCCGATAGGGGTGGCGACAGAGGCGGTGGCCGGGGTGGCGGCGGCCAGGGGGGCGGTGGGGACCGCTCGGGAAGGCCGCGCAGGCCGTCGCGTGATCCCGCGCGCAACGCGGCCTTCGACGTCGTGCGCGCGGTGGACGAGCGCGACGCCTACGCCAACCTGCTCCTGCCGCGGATGCTGCGCGAGCGTGGCATCAAGGGGCGCGACGCCGCCCTGGCCACCGAGCTCGCCTACGGGACGCTGCGCGGGCTCGGCACCTACGACGCCATCATCGAGCTGTGCAGCGACCGCGCCCCCGACCCGGACGTGCGCGACGCGCTGCGGCTCGGCGCCCACCAGCTCCTGCGCATGCGCGTCCCCCCGCACGCGGCCGTGGGCACCACCGTCGATCTGGTACGTCTGCGCATCGGCCCCGGAGCCGCCAAGTTCGTGAACGCGGTGCTGCGCAAGATCGGCTCCAGGACTCTTGAGGAATGGGTGCCCATCGTGGCGCCCGACCCGGCCGACGACCCCGTCGGGCACCTCGCGGTCGCCTACGGGCACCCCCGCTGGATCGTCTCCGCCTTCCGCGACGCGCTGGGCACCGCCGATGAGATGGCCGACCTGCTCGACGCCGACAACGCCCGCCCGCTGGTGACACTCGTCTCGCGGCCGGGGCGCAGCTCGGTGGAGGAGCTGGAGGACGCCGGTGCACTCCCCGGCCGCTACTCGCCGTACGCCGCGTACCTGCGTGAAGGCGATCCCGGCCAGATCGAGGCCGTCGCCGAGACGCGGGCGGCCGTTCAGGACGAGGCCAGCCAGCTCGTGGCGCTCGCCCTGACCCGGGTGCCGGTGGGCGGGGATGGTGATGAGCTGTGGCTGGACATGTGCGCGGGGCCCGGAGGTAAGGCGGGGCTTCTGGATGCCATCGCCACCCATGGTGATCTCGCTGGGCTGGACGCGGAGGCTCGGCGGGGTGCGTCCGGGGATGCCGCGTCGGCTCCGGGAGCGGCGGTGGACGGTGGCGTCGCGGGTGATGGTGGTCCTGAGGCGTTTCCTGGTGGAGCGCGGGTGCTGGCCGCTGACGTGCAGTACCACCGGGCGCGGCTGGTCTGGGAGACGACCAGGAAGGCCTCCGTGGTCACCGCCGACGGCACCGAGCCTGCGTGGCGGCCTGGGGTCTTCGATCGCGTCATGCTCGACGCGCCCTGCACCGGGCTGGGTGCGTTGCGGCGGCGGCCTGAGGCGCGGTGGCGGCGCGATCCGGCCGGCATCGCCGAGTTGGGCAAGTTGCAGCGGCGGTTGCTCGAGACGGCGTTGGACGCCGTGCGGGCCGGGGGTGTCGTGGCGTATGTGACGTGTTCGCCGCATCTGGCCGAGACTCGGGTTGTGGTGGCTGATGTGATGGCGCGGAGGAAGGACGTCGAGCAGTTGGACGCCCGTGACTTTCTGCCCGAGGTCGAGGCGCTCGGTGATGGGCCGCACGCCCAGTTCTGGCCGCATCGGCACGGCACCGACGCGATGTTCCTGGCCCTGCTGCGCAAGACCTCCTGA
- the rpe gene encoding ribulose-phosphate 3-epimerase — protein MAVQISPSILAADFARLADEAAAVPNADWLHVDVMDYHFVPNLTLGLPVVEALRKATDTPLDCHLMIADPDRWAPQYAEAGAGSVTIHAEAAKAPIRTLREIRSLGARAGLALNPATAVEPYEDLLGEVDMLLLMTVEPGFGGQKFLDVVLPKVRRARELIGRHGGRVWLQVDGGVDAGTIERCAEAGADVFVAGSAVYGTSDPVAAIDGLRAAANRVSS, from the coding sequence ATGGCCGTACAGATCTCGCCCAGCATCCTCGCCGCCGACTTCGCCAGGCTCGCCGACGAGGCCGCCGCCGTGCCGAACGCCGACTGGCTGCACGTCGACGTCATGGACTACCACTTCGTGCCCAACCTGACCCTTGGGCTGCCCGTGGTCGAGGCGTTGCGCAAGGCGACCGACACGCCGCTCGACTGCCATCTCATGATCGCCGACCCCGACCGCTGGGCGCCGCAGTACGCGGAGGCCGGAGCGGGGAGCGTCACGATCCACGCGGAGGCGGCCAAGGCGCCCATCCGGACGCTGCGCGAGATCCGCTCGCTCGGCGCGCGGGCCGGGCTGGCGCTCAATCCCGCCACCGCCGTCGAGCCCTACGAGGACCTGCTCGGCGAGGTCGACATGCTGCTGCTGATGACGGTGGAGCCCGGGTTCGGGGGGCAGAAGTTCCTCGATGTGGTGCTGCCGAAGGTCCGGCGGGCCCGGGAGCTGATCGGGCGGCACGGCGGGCGGGTCTGGTTGCAGGTCGACGGTGGGGTGGATGCCGGCACCATCGAGCGGTGCGCCGAGGCGGGGGCCGACGTGTTCGTGGCGGGCAGTGCCGTTTACGGGACGTCCGACCCCGTGGCGGCGATCGACGGGCTGCGTGCTGCCGCCAATCGCGTCAGCTCCTGA
- a CDS encoding oxygenase MpaB family protein, whose protein sequence is MSDHGIFGPRSVTWRVMGEPILLVGGIRALLMQGLHPRAMRGVLQNSALMDPHEAWSRFVRTTEFVRVRTYGTHAEVERAGRRVRKIHAKLTAHDPDTGVTFRLDDPDALRWVHVGEVDSYLSVARRAGVRLSDAEADTFVAEWRRAAEVVGLAAEDVPGSVAELHDYIEAERPDLRFVPEAAHPLRMSLNAPLPRLLTPLKPAMPALTLLAFATLPRWARRLYGLPATPIGDLWATATLRTLHTGLGLVPGHVRYSPAARRAQRLMAA, encoded by the coding sequence ATGAGCGACCATGGCATCTTCGGGCCCCGCTCGGTGACGTGGCGGGTGATGGGTGAGCCGATCCTGCTCGTGGGCGGGATCCGCGCGCTGCTGATGCAGGGCCTGCATCCGAGGGCGATGCGCGGCGTGCTGCAGAACTCCGCCTTGATGGATCCGCATGAAGCCTGGTCCCGGTTCGTACGGACCACGGAGTTCGTCCGTGTGCGCACCTACGGCACCCACGCCGAGGTCGAGCGCGCGGGCCGGCGCGTGCGCAAGATCCATGCCAAGCTGACCGCGCACGATCCCGACACCGGGGTCACCTTCCGGCTCGACGACCCCGACGCGCTGCGCTGGGTGCACGTGGGCGAGGTCGACTCCTACCTGTCGGTCGCCCGCCGCGCCGGGGTCCGGTTGTCGGACGCCGAGGCCGACACGTTCGTGGCCGAGTGGCGGCGGGCCGCCGAGGTCGTGGGGCTGGCGGCGGAGGACGTGCCGGGTTCGGTGGCCGAGTTGCACGACTACATCGAGGCCGAGCGTCCGGACCTGCGGTTCGTGCCCGAGGCGGCGCACCCGCTGCGCATGTCGCTCAACGCCCCGCTGCCGCGCCTGCTCACCCCGCTCAAGCCGGCGATGCCCGCGCTGACGCTGCTGGCGTTCGCGACGCTGCCGCGCTGGGCCAGGCGACTGTACGGGCTGCCCGCCACGCCGATCGGCGACCTGTGGGCGACCGCGACGCTGCGTACCCTGCACACGGGGCTCGGCCTGGTCCCCGGGCACGTCCGCTACAGCCCGGCGGCGCGGCGCGCGCAGCGGCTGATGGCCGCCTGA
- the ribD gene encoding bifunctional diaminohydroxyphosphoribosylaminopyrimidine deaminase/5-amino-6-(5-phosphoribosylamino)uracil reductase RibD, with translation MQTPAQDIAHMARAIELAALGHGTTSPNPVVGCVVLDAAGQVAGEGFHAYAGGPHAEVVALAQAGERARGGTAYVTLEPCDHTGRTGPCSRALLAAGVARVVIAVSDPNPKAAGGAARLREHGVAVTSGVLREAAERGNEEWLTYVRLGRSHVTWKFAATLDGRSAAEDGTSKWITSAEARADVHRLRAASDAIVAGIGTVLADDARLTARPAGRSGGAPGDGTDAVHTMRSATEGSGAGREGGAGPEGAGSEGSAWREGGRGRVPLRVVVDPDARTPQSARVLDDQAPTLIAVADDTDTSLKADLVRLPRRDTGLDLEALLRELAARDVVSVFLEGGPTLAGSFVRRGLVDRVVAYLAPALLGSGRAALGAAGVGTIGELHRLTFDEISPIGPDVRLVARPLTQPGREK, from the coding sequence TTGCAGACACCCGCGCAGGACATCGCGCACATGGCGCGCGCCATCGAGCTGGCCGCGCTCGGCCACGGCACCACCAGTCCCAACCCCGTCGTGGGCTGCGTCGTGCTGGACGCCGCCGGGCAGGTCGCCGGCGAGGGCTTCCACGCGTACGCCGGTGGGCCGCACGCCGAGGTCGTCGCCCTGGCGCAGGCGGGGGAGCGGGCCCGCGGCGGCACCGCGTACGTGACGCTGGAGCCCTGCGACCACACCGGCAGGACGGGGCCGTGCAGCCGGGCGCTGCTGGCGGCGGGGGTGGCACGAGTGGTGATCGCCGTGTCCGACCCCAACCCGAAGGCGGCCGGTGGGGCGGCTCGGCTGCGGGAGCACGGGGTGGCGGTCACGTCCGGGGTGCTGCGGGAGGCGGCCGAGCGGGGCAACGAGGAGTGGCTGACGTACGTACGGCTCGGGCGGTCGCACGTGACCTGGAAGTTCGCCGCCACGCTCGACGGGCGGTCGGCGGCCGAGGACGGGACCAGCAAGTGGATCACCTCCGCTGAGGCGAGGGCCGACGTGCACCGGCTGCGGGCCGCCTCCGACGCGATCGTCGCCGGGATCGGCACCGTGCTGGCCGACGACGCCCGGCTCACCGCCCGCCCGGCCGGCCGCTCGGGTGGGGCGCCGGGAGACGGCACGGATGCCGTCCACACGATGCGGAGCGCCACGGAGGGCTCCGGCGCTGGGCGCGAGGGCGGGGCGGGACCTGAGGGCGCGGGATCTGAGGGCAGCGCCTGGCGCGAGGGCGGCCGGGGGCGGGTGCCGTTGCGGGTCGTGGTGGATCCGGACGCCAGGACACCCCAGTCCGCCCGCGTGCTCGACGACCAGGCCCCCACCCTCATCGCCGTCGCCGACGACACCGACACCTCGCTCAAGGCCGACCTGGTGCGCCTGCCCCGCCGCGACACCGGCCTCGACCTGGAGGCGCTGCTGCGGGAGCTGGCCGCGCGGGACGTGGTGAGCGTGTTCCTGGAGGGCGGCCCGACGCTGGCCGGCTCGTTCGTGCGGCGAGGGCTGGTCGATCGGGTGGTGGCGTACCTGGCGCCGGCGTTGCTGGGGTCCGGGCGGGCGGCGCTGGGTGCGGCCGGGGTGGGGACGATCGGTGAGCTCCACCGCCTGACATTTGACGAAATTTCCCCTATTGGGCCGGATGTGCGGCTTGTTGCCCGGCCCCTTACCCAACCAGGCAGGGAGAAGTGA
- a CDS encoding riboflavin synthase: MFTGIIEEKGEVVAIEQAGGGALLSVRGPVVTSDAKHGDSIAVNGVCLTVVEVKDDVFTVDVIKESLDRSSLGGLAEGSAVNLERAVRADQRLGGHIVQGHVDGTAVLLSRDPGESWDDLRFSLPEPIAPYVAEKGSIAIDGISLTVTTVDDDSFGVSLIPTTLKLTTMGERQVGDVVNIEVDVIAKYVERLVVRK, encoded by the coding sequence ATGTTCACCGGAATCATTGAGGAAAAGGGCGAAGTGGTGGCCATCGAGCAGGCGGGCGGCGGCGCCCTGCTGTCGGTGCGCGGCCCGGTCGTCACCTCCGACGCCAAGCACGGCGACTCGATCGCCGTCAACGGCGTGTGCCTCACGGTCGTGGAGGTCAAGGACGACGTGTTCACCGTGGACGTGATCAAGGAGTCGCTCGACCGCAGCTCCCTGGGCGGCCTCGCCGAGGGCTCCGCGGTGAACCTGGAGCGCGCCGTACGCGCCGACCAGCGCCTCGGCGGCCACATCGTGCAGGGCCATGTGGACGGCACCGCCGTGCTGCTGTCCCGCGACCCCGGCGAGAGCTGGGACGACCTGCGTTTCTCCCTGCCCGAGCCGATCGCCCCCTACGTGGCGGAGAAGGGCTCGATCGCCATCGACGGAATCAGCCTGACGGTCACGACGGTTGACGACGACAGCTTCGGTGTGAGCCTCATCCCGACCACGCTGAAGCTCACCACGATGGGCGAGCGGCAGGTGGGCGACGTGGTCAACATCGAGGTGGACGTGATCGCGAAGTATGTGGAGAGGCTGGTGGTCAGGAAATGA
- a CDS encoding nicotinamide mononucleotide transporter family protein — protein sequence MNWLNAGFEIFDTHVLWTDLVGNIAALATVLLAMRTSMWTWPVQFAGAVLLFAASINAHVTGNALKQALFAGLAIYGWWAWRRGTQGGGQLAIRPAHWWERSMLIGVMLVGTAVVGVLFYVTGLSWGASVPGVKGMALVAADAYIFVGSAMATWAQGRALVDFWIVWVAVDLVGVPLAFSSGLVVSGAVYGVFFVLVLVGFVKWLREYRTGPLGVAVAQ from the coding sequence ATGAACTGGCTCAACGCCGGATTTGAGATCTTCGACACGCATGTCCTCTGGACCGACCTGGTGGGCAACATCGCCGCCCTGGCCACGGTCCTGCTCGCCATGCGCACGTCGATGTGGACGTGGCCGGTGCAGTTCGCCGGGGCGGTGCTGCTGTTCGCCGCCTCGATCAACGCGCACGTCACCGGCAACGCGCTGAAGCAGGCGCTGTTCGCGGGCCTGGCGATCTACGGCTGGTGGGCGTGGCGGCGCGGCACCCAGGGCGGCGGTCAACTGGCGATCAGGCCCGCCCACTGGTGGGAGCGCTCGATGCTGATCGGCGTCATGCTGGTGGGCACGGCCGTCGTCGGGGTGCTGTTCTACGTGACGGGCCTGTCGTGGGGCGCTTCCGTGCCGGGGGTCAAGGGCATGGCGCTGGTGGCCGCCGACGCCTACATCTTCGTCGGCAGCGCGATGGCCACCTGGGCGCAGGGCAGGGCGCTGGTGGACTTCTGGATCGTGTGGGTGGCGGTGGACCTGGTCGGGGTGCCGCTGGCGTTCAGCTCGGGGCTGGTGGTCTCCGGAGCCGTGTACGGCGTGTTCTTCGTGCTGGTCCTGGTCGGATTCGTGAAGTGGCTGCGTGAGTACCGCACGGGGCCGCTGGGAGTGGCGGTGGCGCAGTGA